A portion of the Bacteroides faecium genome contains these proteins:
- a CDS encoding fimbrillin family protein: MKKWILGVSFLMVMLASCSKDNDEGTPQSSTLTGEGAELKFSSNVLSSIVVEVEATRATTRGPLVSFENNSRIGVFGIPGIDGGTGESCNLRDCKNESDFQKYLFNGQYTYVSGYDELQSEYQATYPSRANPALYLYGYYPYTEKAEYREIAGSTQWAVPWQLDIDNMANTIDYLYTGEQFVKYSEWGLTPVTLAFQHALGRIDFRFFTTNMAVLNANYSVQSVSVTCISGKKGWMAITNGDLSFTTETFTSTYKVTDGSIAWNTPGEPAARFMFSPTGTLIKKVTCVMKSGAGVTKEYEIFDSEYSGYTIPVRKGEITNMKIRFLPKDASISSSVNVNSWESSATIDKDIKLQ, encoded by the coding sequence ATGAAAAAATGGATATTAGGTGTATCATTTCTTATGGTGATGCTGGCATCGTGTAGCAAAGACAATGATGAAGGTACACCTCAATCTAGTACTTTAACGGGCGAAGGGGCTGAATTAAAATTCAGCTCCAACGTTCTCTCTTCTATAGTTGTTGAAGTTGAGGCAACGAGAGCAACGACGCGAGGTCCTTTGGTCTCTTTTGAGAATAATTCTCGTATCGGAGTTTTTGGTATACCGGGTATTGACGGTGGAACAGGTGAATCATGTAATTTGCGAGACTGTAAAAATGAATCGGATTTCCAAAAATATTTGTTCAATGGTCAATATACCTATGTGTCCGGTTATGATGAATTACAATCAGAATACCAGGCTACTTATCCGTCGCGGGCAAATCCTGCATTGTATTTGTATGGTTACTATCCATATACGGAGAAAGCTGAGTATCGGGAGATTGCAGGATCAACTCAATGGGCGGTTCCCTGGCAATTGGATATAGATAATATGGCAAATACAATTGATTATCTTTACACGGGTGAGCAGTTTGTCAAGTACTCGGAATGGGGATTAACCCCTGTGACTTTGGCGTTTCAGCATGCGTTGGGTAGAATTGACTTTAGGTTTTTCACAACCAACATGGCTGTACTCAATGCTAATTATAGTGTTCAGTCGGTTAGTGTGACCTGTATCTCAGGGAAGAAAGGTTGGATGGCAATAACTAATGGTGATCTGTCTTTTACAACGGAAACGTTTACATCTACTTATAAAGTAACAGATGGTTCAATAGCCTGGAATACGCCAGGAGAACCCGCTGCCCGTTTTATGTTTTCTCCTACTGGTACTTTGATTAAAAAAGTTACATGCGTGATGAAGAGTGGTGCGGGAGTTACTAAGGAGTATGAGATTTTCGACAGTGAGTATTCTGGTTATACAATCCCTGTAAGAAAGGGTGAGATTACAAATATGAAAATCAGATTTTTACCGAAAGATGCGTCTATATCATCTTCTGTTAATGTAAATTCATGGGAAAGTAGTGCCACTATAGATAAAGATATAAAGTTACAATAA
- a CDS encoding DUF3575 domain-containing protein → MTRIVKYLFSFVFLLLAGAQSLCAQQVAVKTNGLSLLAGVPNLGCELVVGERSSVDLSVYGGYKPYGTDIKIIGVQPEYRYWFNGRPMVREYIGISALGASYDIHWGKHIYEGDAVGIGITMGYSMALGKRFNLEFSAGFGAIHFWHQQYFENDNFEDYAINNPGKTNAHGYKLFPAKLAVSISYIIR, encoded by the coding sequence ATGACACGAATCGTAAAATATCTATTCTCCTTTGTTTTTCTGCTTCTTGCAGGAGCACAGAGTTTGTGTGCCCAGCAAGTGGCAGTAAAAACCAATGGCTTGTCACTTTTGGCAGGAGTGCCCAATTTAGGATGTGAACTGGTAGTCGGTGAACGTTCCAGTGTTGATTTAAGTGTCTATGGGGGATATAAACCTTATGGAACAGACATCAAAATTATTGGAGTGCAGCCGGAATATCGCTATTGGTTCAATGGTCGTCCTATGGTGCGCGAATATATCGGTATATCAGCTCTGGGGGCAAGTTATGACATTCATTGGGGGAAACATATTTACGAAGGGGATGCAGTAGGAATCGGCATAACGATGGGGTATTCGATGGCATTAGGAAAACGTTTTAATCTTGAATTCTCAGCAGGTTTCGGAGCTATTCATTTCTGGCATCAACAATACTTTGAGAATGATAACTTTGAGGATTATGCAATCAATAATCCGGGGAAGACGAATGCGCATGGATATAAACTGTTTCCGGCAAAACTAGCGGTTTCTATTTCTTATATTATTAGGTAG
- a CDS encoding fimbrillin family protein, which translates to MGKRHVLYAIVLLLALGSCNREAQQETGSGKQQFVRFTSVVEGTYTRAAGASWTPSDAIGVYMKKNGSELSAGSIVGEGDNVEYFTENGDGNFLPVSTYLSFPDDGTKVDFIGYYPYQETINNFIYPVDVTEQKNQEDIDLLYADNLVGREQASVVGNLQFRHILSRIVLTLQVTDGTSLDGLVVSILNVKTSAKFNLVDGTLTTEEQSAGNVNMRVRKTNTGAIAEAILIPQSLDTGMKISLTLGEKKSTVTLDNVKSIIGGNSYTTTCNVKGGGTVTDPEATKYAKWRETPVITKEQLANNRLIYATFYMPDENKMYEPDSNNSIILRNYSMLYDKDLKFAYWVAYPLFPKCTGNSGRTDAWNYAPSTIIPYADQANLSSGFGSGYDRGHQIPSGDRTCNKPTNETTFYYANMTPQTGTKMNQSIWRLLEDKVRGWRSGTDTVFVVTGAMPPQNNIKYLKGMAIPEYYFKALARKINNKFHTIAFKLNNEDFSYTDYMKNAISVSELEKLTGFTFFPSIDVETKQALELNLWQ; encoded by the coding sequence ATGGGAAAAAGACATGTGTTGTATGCCATAGTGTTACTATTGGCTTTAGGTTCTTGCAATAGGGAAGCGCAGCAAGAAACAGGGAGTGGGAAACAGCAGTTTGTACGTTTCACCTCGGTGGTTGAAGGTACGTACACAAGAGCGGCCGGAGCTTCATGGACTCCAAGTGACGCTATAGGTGTTTATATGAAAAAAAATGGTTCTGAGCTTAGTGCTGGTTCCATTGTTGGTGAAGGTGATAACGTGGAATACTTCACAGAGAATGGTGATGGTAATTTCTTGCCTGTATCAACCTATCTTTCTTTTCCGGATGATGGTACTAAAGTTGATTTTATAGGATATTATCCTTATCAAGAAACAATCAATAATTTTATTTATCCCGTTGATGTCACGGAGCAAAAGAATCAAGAGGATATTGATTTGTTATATGCTGATAATTTGGTGGGACGTGAACAGGCGTCTGTGGTAGGAAACCTGCAATTCAGGCATATACTTTCGCGAATAGTACTTACTTTGCAAGTAACTGATGGGACATCGTTAGATGGTCTTGTTGTCTCTATCCTTAATGTTAAGACTAGTGCAAAATTTAATTTAGTTGACGGAACTTTAACCACGGAAGAGCAATCTGCGGGAAATGTGAACATGCGTGTTCGGAAAACGAATACTGGAGCAATAGCGGAGGCGATATTAATACCGCAATCACTGGATACCGGCATGAAAATATCATTGACTTTAGGTGAAAAGAAAAGCACAGTAACGCTTGATAATGTAAAATCAATTATTGGAGGAAACTCTTATACAACTACTTGCAATGTAAAAGGAGGTGGAACTGTAACTGACCCGGAGGCTACAAAATATGCTAAATGGAGAGAAACACCGGTTATTACAAAAGAACAGTTAGCTAATAACCGCCTTATATATGCTACTTTTTATATGCCTGATGAGAATAAAATGTATGAGCCTGATTCTAATAATAGTATAATATTGAGAAATTATAGTATGTTGTATGATAAGGATCTGAAGTTTGCTTATTGGGTAGCATATCCCCTATTTCCCAAGTGTACAGGAAACTCAGGAAGAACTGATGCTTGGAACTATGCTCCTAGCACAATAATTCCTTATGCGGATCAAGCTAATTTGAGTAGCGGATTTGGAAGTGGATATGATCGTGGGCATCAAATACCTAGTGGAGATAGGACATGTAATAAACCGACCAACGAGACAACTTTTTACTATGCTAATATGACTCCTCAGACGGGAACAAAAATGAATCAGTCCATTTGGAGACTATTAGAAGACAAAGTACGTGGTTGGAGAAGTGGGACGGATACTGTTTTTGTCGTTACTGGTGCAATGCCACCTCAAAATAATATAAAGTACTTGAAAGGAATGGCTATTCCGGAGTATTATTTTAAAGCTCTCGCTAGAAAAATTAATAATAAGTTTCATACTATTGCTTTCAAATTAAATAATGAGGACTTTTCTTATACAGATTATATGAAGAATGCTATTTCAGTTAGCGAGTTGGAAAAGTTGACAGGATTTACTTTTTTTCCAAGCATAGATGTGGAAACAAAGCAAGCGCTAGAACTTAATTTGTGGCAATAA
- a CDS encoding fimbrillin family protein gives MKLGKFLSMGVLSVFALGACTPNADDNSEWNDGSQPVVFKSQIQGVKTRAVNNAWSEDGSDQVGVFVKQNGAFGDAVNKHYYVSAEGNLSTASADDAIYYPDNGDKVDFVAYYPYATTLAGNAYTVDVTEQSSQPAIDLLYSINATNKDKSVTAPVQLTFKHQLAKIVLNITKDATIPTLEGLKVAVTGTKTKGSFALLNGVLTPDDNSVQNIAAKVSNAGTLAETIILPVNGLSGAAITFTIGDKTKSWNIPEGQNYVAGSQYTYPVVIKETGGQISVSFGDATIDDWTPVTGGNIDIDFGNGGGVDPTPGGEEKLIFTETFGAVMGSKPSGGWPYVSKFTAWSNPWTFTDKTSTMSIRSIDYKTESNPNPTDKVNNLWVPAAKNSTLEISSINTEGYTKMKFGFELAADSYNFTAGTKISEQELNVLRFTWNGQDISIPSKIVTSANSNVFFPFEIATDLVGTANSVLEISTTDADNKAGLRVANIKIFGTK, from the coding sequence ATGAAATTAGGGAAATTCTTATCAATGGGCGTGTTGTCAGTCTTTGCTTTGGGTGCATGTACTCCGAATGCAGATGATAACAGTGAATGGAACGATGGTTCTCAACCTGTCGTTTTTAAGTCACAAATTCAAGGTGTCAAAACAAGAGCAGTAAATAATGCTTGGAGTGAAGATGGTAGTGACCAAGTTGGTGTTTTTGTAAAGCAGAATGGAGCATTTGGTGATGCCGTGAATAAACATTATTATGTTAGTGCTGAAGGAAATCTTTCCACTGCTTCTGCAGATGATGCTATTTATTATCCAGATAATGGTGATAAAGTAGACTTTGTTGCTTATTATCCTTATGCAACTACTTTGGCAGGTAATGCTTATACTGTTGATGTGACAGAACAGTCATCTCAGCCAGCGATTGATTTGCTTTATTCTATCAATGCAACGAATAAAGATAAAAGTGTAACTGCACCTGTGCAATTAACTTTTAAACATCAGTTGGCGAAGATTGTATTGAATATAACAAAAGATGCCACTATTCCGACATTGGAAGGTTTGAAAGTTGCTGTTACTGGAACAAAAACGAAAGGCTCATTTGCTTTATTAAATGGTGTTTTAACTCCTGACGATAATTCTGTACAGAATATTGCAGCGAAAGTAAGTAATGCTGGTACTTTGGCAGAAACAATTATTTTACCTGTAAATGGTTTGTCTGGTGCTGCGATAACATTTACTATAGGGGATAAAACAAAATCTTGGAATATTCCGGAAGGCCAGAATTATGTAGCCGGCTCTCAATATACTTATCCGGTTGTTATTAAAGAAACAGGAGGACAGATTTCTGTTTCATTTGGTGATGCAACTATTGATGATTGGACTCCTGTAACAGGTGGCAATATTGATATTGATTTTGGTAATGGTGGTGGAGTTGATCCGACTCCTGGTGGTGAAGAAAAATTGATTTTTACTGAAACATTTGGAGCTGTAATGGGATCTAAACCTTCAGGTGGCTGGCCTTATGTTTCAAAATTTACAGCCTGGAGTAATCCTTGGACATTTACAGATAAAACAAGTACGATGAGTATTCGTTCTATTGATTATAAGACAGAAAGTAATCCGAATCCGACAGATAAAGTTAATAATTTATGGGTACCTGCCGCCAAAAATTCAACTTTAGAGATTTCTAGTATTAATACTGAGGGATATACTAAAATGAAATTCGGTTTTGAATTGGCTGCTGATTCATACAATTTTACGGCAGGGACGAAGATTTCAGAACAAGAATTAAATGTATTAAGGTTCACTTGGAATGGACAGGATATTTCTATACCTAGCAAGATTGTTACTTCTGCAAATTCTAATGTGTTTTTCCCATTTGAAATTGCTACAGATTTAGTTGGAACGGCCAATAGTGTATTAGAAATTTCTACTACTGATGCAGATAATAAAGCTGGTCTGCGTGTTGCCAATATTAAGATATTTGGTACTAAATAA